A stretch of Rhinoderma darwinii isolate aRhiDar2 chromosome 4, aRhiDar2.hap1, whole genome shotgun sequence DNA encodes these proteins:
- the TIAM2 gene encoding rho guanine nucleotide exchange factor TIAM2 isoform X2, giving the protein MESDLICLIYQSADQISALCRSMQEVNQEMVDGQNDCPDPPRRPLARHLSDADRLRKVIQELVDTEKSYVKDLSCLFELYLEPLQNETFLTQDEMDSLFGSLPEMLDFQKIFLQTLEDGISSSTDFNILETPSQFRKLLFSLGGSFLYYADHFKLYSGFCANHIKVQKVLERARTDPAFKDFLDARNPTKQHSSTLESYLIKPVQRVLKYPLLLKELVSLTDHESEEHYHLAEALKAMEKVASHINEMQKIYEDYGTVFDQLVAEQSGTEKEVTELSMGELLVYSTVTWLNIFPSLGKTRKELELTVFVFRRAIILVHKESFKLKKKMSQNTRSSQIYGDIDQFKFRWLIPLSAVQVRMGNAAGTENNCLWELIHTKSELQGRPETLFQLCSSDCESKTSTIKVIRSILRENLRRNIKCDLPLEKTNKDRLGPLRNRIPISAKLASTRSLKGLKHSASTEWSNSTRDKGNGLDSDDGSLSSGTQSSGCPTIESLQESKNLSPIKHLKKNVSDLPNTTVKESDILSDDDEDYRLSNVATSSASMRNSPNQGIEVHFQNLNISEHSKAEPKYMEPKMIDAEGNFKHEEHPKLVRGHFCPIKRKVTSTKREKGMMHAMKDHQQSLDSLPDSANIDLNAILEREFSIQSLTSVVNEDCFYETVGNCGKS; this is encoded by the exons AGTGCTGATCAGATCTCAGCATTGTGTCGAAGCATGCAGGAAGTTAACCAGGAGATGGTGGACGGGCAAAATGACTGCCCAGACCCTCCAAGGAGACCACTAGCTCGACACTTATCAGATGCAGATAGACTTCGAAAGGTTATACAGGAACTAGTTGATACTGAAAAATCCTATGTTAAG GATTTAAGTTGTCTTTTCGAATTGTACTTGGAACCGTTGCAAAATGAAACCTTTCTTACCCAGGATGAG ATGGATTCTTTATTTGGCAGTCTGCCTGAAATGCTTGATTTTCAAAAGATATTCCTGCAAACCTTGGAAGATGGCATTTCAAGTTCTACTGACTTCAACATACTTGAGACACCGTCGCAGTTTCGA aaattgctgttttctctGGGAGGATCTTTTCTTTATTATGCAGATCACTTCAAACTTTACAGTGGATTTTGTGCAAACCATATAAAAGTGCAAAAAGTTCTAGAAAGAG CTAGAACAGACCCAGCTTTTAAGGATTTTTTGGATGCCAGAAACCCTACAAAGCAGCATTCCTCCACCTTGGAGTCATATCTAATTAAACCAGTGCAGAGAGTTCTGAAATACCCGCTGTTATTGAAAGAACTGGTATCTTTGACAGACCATGAAAGTGAAGAGCATTATCACCTGGCAg AAGCACTAAAGGCTATGGAGAAAGTGGCTAGTCATATCAACGAAATGCAGAAAATCTATGAAGACTATGGAACAGTGTTTGATCAGCTAGTAGCGGAGCAGAGTGGGACAGAGAAAGAG GTCACAGAGCTCTCTATGGGGGAACTGTTGGTATATTCTACAGTTACCTGGCttaatatatttccatctcttggcAAAACAAGAAAAGAGCTTGAACTGACAGTGTTTG TGTTTAGAAGGGCGATCATTCTGGTGCACAAAGAGAGCTTcaagttaaaaaagaaaatg TCTCAGAATACACGAAGTTCTCAAATCTATGGAGATATTGATCAGTTTAAATTTCGCTGGCTGATTCCTTTGTCTGCTGTTCAGGTCCGGATGGGAAATGCTGCAG GAACAGAAAATAACTGCTTGTGGGAACTTATCCAtacaaaatctgaactccaaggGAGGCCAGaaactctttttcagctctgtagTAG TGACTGTGAAAGTAAGACGAGTACAATTAAAGTGATCCGGTCAATTCTGAGAGAGAACTTAAGGAGGAACATTAAGTGTGACTTGCCCCTGGAGAAGACCAATAAAGATCGACTGGGTCCATTAAGAAATAGAATTCCAATATCCGCAAAATTAG CATCGACAAGGTCCTTAAAAGGGCTAAAGCACAGCGCTAGTACAGAATGGAGCAACAGTACAAGGGACAAGGGGAATGGACTAGATTCAGATGATGGAAGTCTAAGCAGCGGTACACAAAGTAGTGGTTGTCCAACAATAGAAAGCTTACAGGAGTCAAAAAATCTCTCTCCAATCAAGCACTTAAAAAAGAATGTCTCAGACCTACCAAATACAACTGTGAAGGAATCGGACATTCtcagtgatgatgatgaagattaCAGGTTATCAAATGTGGCAACCAGCTCAGCAAGTATGAGAAACAGCCCAAACCAAGGAATTGAAGTACACTTCCAGAACCTAAACATTTCTGAACATTCCAAAGCTGAGCCAAAATACATGGAACCCAAAATGATTGATGCTGAAGGTAACTTCAAACATGAGGAACATCCAAAACTTGTGCGGGGACATTTCTGTCCAATTAAACGAAAGGTTACCAGCACAAAACGGGAAAAGGGGATGATGCACGCAATGAAGGACCACCAACAATCTCTTGACAGCCTTCCTGATTCTGCAAACATTGACCTGAATGCCATTCTAGAGAGGGAATTCAGCATTCAGAGTTTAACATCTGTAGTAAATGAAGACTGTTTTTATGAAACTGTTGGCAACTGTGGTAAGTCCTAG